The sequence below is a genomic window from Lycium ferocissimum isolate CSIRO_LF1 chromosome 9, AGI_CSIRO_Lferr_CH_V1, whole genome shotgun sequence.
ttttttgccTAAAATAAAAcctacgaatttttttttttgttacggataatttttcaaaaaaaaaatataaaaataattccttattatttttgctgaaaaaaaaaattttggattgagttaGTAGTAAAAAATTTGagggtaaaaataattttgaaagttAGGATGCATCTAGGCGGAAAGAGATATTTTAcgggtataaaaaaaaattaaagaccaccccaaaataagggaaatcgtgcaaattgcccaaaaaaaatataccacATTAATTGGGACAAAGGAAgtaacattattgtcatttgaATTGGGCTACTAAAGCTTCCTACCTCGTTCTGCTTAAAAGTGGCCCAACCTAATGGATAGTTTAAGGAGTGCAGCCTGGAGTTTGAATTTGAAGGCCCAATTTACAAGCCCACCTATTATACTAGAAACTTGAGTCAAAAATCATAGAGTAGTTAAGCAGCACATTTGGTGGTATCGGGGACGAAGCTAGAGTGTGACTGTGAGTGTTgaaattagtattttggttcaaatcttatatttttttaaataaaaaaattcttgcATACGTACATATTATTAATGTAGAACCGgtaacttaaaaaaataatatagaacctataaacttcaaatcctgacGCATTTTTTGGGTGGGATTACCAAATTTTATAGTTGCATAAATCTTGTGACACGTTTAAGATTACTAAAAGTTCTaaaattctttttctatttattaaattatgtaACGATCAAACAGTACCTCATAAATTAAATCATGGGGAGtattatatatagagagagggGAAACATACGGAAGGCTGGAAGGCTGGAAGAGGCATTTTCACATAAAAAGCAGCttatgtcaacaatatcaaataaacacatgaaaatgaaaatcttttgttttttgtttaaatGAAAAGTAACTTATTATTAAGATTATATATCAAGCATGTCTTGGACAACATACGTATGCATGAAGATTCcttataaatgatttataaaGAGGTGAAAATTTAATTCCTTGTTATCATCTCTCTAAGTACTCAGCATATATATTAGTATCTGACTATCTGTTTCGAAAAATGAGTACATAATTAAAGTAGTAGTATACAGCTCATGCAAATCTTGTGAAATTAATTTTCTGATTCATGACATCAAagaatatatatgaatatatatagtgGCTGCAGATCTAGAGAACAAATTAAGAACTAAAATTATTTAAGGCATGGAAATGACAAGTGTTGACTAAAACCCGACGTGGTACTGTGTAAAGCTAATTAATTGTGAGCTGTTATGGAGCTAACTTTAGTCAATTATCACAATCAGAACTCACATTAATTAGCAAATTTAAATGCCTGACAGACCATTAAGTTTTGCCTGGTCATAATCAAGAATTATTGGTTATTGCTTGAGAAATGTCTTGAGTTTTGTCTAGTATTTAAGTAACAACGTAATATGGGTTGCTAAGAAGTGTGATGGGATATATAAAATCCCTCCACATATGATGAGATATTTCGCCTTGTGAACAGTAAATGTAGGAAACTTTTTTGCTTCAATTAGCCATACGTAGCGCAAGTTCGAATTAATAGGGTGTGTGTATAAAGCCAAACAATGTAATATATGGGGTGGAGCAGGGATGTGAAGAAATGAACATTGGACTTAACTCAACCCTAAAAACTTGTTCATGAGGTGAGTATTAGCCAAAACCCTATAAGGAGATCAATCCACATCGATCCTATACATGATGTGGGACAACTTAACAATCCCATACTTCCAAGTCTGCCAACTGTAGCGTGAACAATATAATATGGGGGCCTAATATTGGGTAAACCAATAAATGAGATGGGTTTTGTTCTCTGTATGATTTACCATTTGAACGAATGGACATTGAGTCTGACTCAATTCCAAAAACTAGTTATGAGGTGAGGATTATGCAAAATAATGTAAGAAAACCCTAGTGAATTGGTGGAGAGTTGTACTGTTAAACGGCCCTTACATTAGATTTAATATCTAATCTAATTATAGTAAGTCAAGATTTAGTTTGTCAGTATATTAAgttttcaaaatcaaattaaaGTGTTTCATGAATTCTACGATCATAACAAATAAGGTACGATTTTCTTTAAACTTTATCTTTTCCAAcggattgggctcctctccattttctCTTCTCTCCAATTTTCCCAAGTTCCAATTTAGATTAGTGACACTTGTGCTATTTACATATTAATGGTTCAGATTTATTTGACTAATCAATAatcttaatcatggttaataTGCCTTTATGCTAGGAAAAAATTACTCTCTAACTTTGGTAAGAAATCTTCATCTCTAAAGCTATTATTAGAAGAATGATAAGCACCCTTAATAAAATCCTAGATGAAGATAATTACATGTAACCTATTTGCTTCTTTAGCGGAAGTTGtcaccatttaaaaaaaaaaaaacaaataaaaaaaaagttgaacaaatttcttttataaattttcaaaaatttaacaTGATTATCTCCGGTTTGGGAGTTCTTGTTATGCTATAAACTATCATTggacaaaaaatttcaaaagctAGATAGCTTTGCCAATTAACAGAAATTAAATGGAAGTCATAACTCTGCCATTTAACATagaaaaagtatgaaaatggtGCATGTATACCTATCAACAACCAAATTCAGTGTTCCGTACTTTCCACGCAAATACTTTAAATTTACTTAAGGTAAAAACTTTTGAAAGTGATATTTTTGGAGCTGAAGATTTCTTACCAAAGTTGGAGGGTATATTTGTCCCCCCCTAGAACAATGGTAtattaaccatgattaagatTATTGATTAGTTGAATAAATCTGGACCATTAATATGCAAATAGGACAAGTGTCACTAATCTAAATAGGAACTAGgtgaaaatggagagaagagaaatgtaGAGGAGCCAAATCCTTTTCCAACAGCTATCATAGGATTTATGTCAAGATATAATTAGCCTCTTGACATTAACATGTTTTGAATTATGACCATTAATACATTGTACCAAATCAAAAAACATCTTTAACACCAAAAAGGTCCATAAAGATGCATACAAAAAATGAGGAAACCGCAAAGATTTGTTCCCTTTTTTACCTAATGGGGAAAAACTTTGGTTTTCAACATAGCACCAAATTCATCCATCTAGCTTCCTTCTTTTATAAAGTTGAGCAGGTCAATAATAATGTGACATTCTGAAATCATGAATCTAAATTACttattcaccaaaaaaaaaaaaaagaataattaaagaaaatatggTTGGAGATGATTTATGCTTCATATATATACCCCAATGACATGAGATTATTTGCTATGGCCTTTATTGAATCCTGTCTACGTTAGCTCAATAGGCTAGAGTCTACCTTTAAAAGGAGAAATAGCATCCACCGGCTACTTTTCGATctcctttttatcttttaaatagCCATTATCGTAGAATTTCGAATTCTACTGGTGAGACTTCATGACAATATCATTTAATGTAGAATTTGAGATTATATGAAAATGGCTATATATATTCTCAATCACAATGGCCGAAAAGTGactatttttgaattttatgcCTTTACAAGAAGTTggatgaatttttctttttgcaaacCAAATTTAGCTCACTACACTAGCTAACGAgagaaataatttaaataatggACACAAAAAGGACCATTTGTACAAAGGTTAATAAGAGATAATTCCTTCCATTAAAATGGTATTATAACACATGCCATGGAAAATCAATTCCCTTCTTACacttttttgcttcttctttttttctctctctaaaaaagACTACTGAATTTCAATAAGTTGCTTAAATAAAACTGGTGCAACATTTGCAAAATCCAAACCAAGGGGTGCTTCTATTTTTCAAAACTACTAGCTAAGTATCATAACATATATTCAATCCATAGTAATAGTAGATCAAAGGGAAAGTCTGAGCTCCAAATCTAACTCTTCAGAATTACTTGAACCAATAGAGTCACTTCTGTCTTTCTTTCTCCTCCTTTCCATTGAATCCTATAAAATAAAttaaccaaacaaaatttgCAATCAGTTCTATTAATGCATTAACGTGAACTTAATTGCACCACCAATGATTATGGTGGGATAatatcttttaaaaaagaaactttCAATCCGTGTAATTGAAATGTAGCTATTGTCGTGAAGTTTCAAATTTCACAGCTGAAGTTTCAAATTTCACAGGTGAAATTCCAGGATATTATCATTAAGTTTCATTTATGGAAATTGAAACTTCCATGATAGTAGCTATTTTCAATTACATGGCTGAAAAATAGCCCGAGCGCACTATTACAATGTTTTGGGGTGGGATGGACAAGATCCCTCCATCCTTAATTAGAGTTTTCAGGTTCGAGCCctcaaaatgaagaaaaaaaacctCAGTAGGGAGCGCTTTCCCCTACAATGGCCTTACGCGACACATATCCGGATAAGTTGGGGCCCCAAAATAGGCACCGGACATTGTGTgcgaaaccaaaaaaaaaaaaaaaaaaaaaaggaacttgTAAGTTATGCTACATGGAATTAATGATGTAGCAAGAAAAATACCTCTACTTGCATGGTATGGAGATGTCTAGTCATGTTTGGTTGAGCATAATGTTGAGGCTCATACACTATGCCGGGATGCCAAGTACTGAATTTAACCACAAAAAGTAGTTAGAATCATTTGAGACAAGTATAATGACAATATTTGTGGAGATTAATAAATTGAGAAAACAGTTAAAATTGTCCATTGATATTTTTCAGTACCTTGGTCTAGAACTAGGCTGAGAATCTCCATATCTGATATTTGCTCCTTCAGCGCCACTCATTCCCATCTGAAATTTTGAGTGagtcaaaagagttttgttatGGGCAAAACTAAAATGTGAAGTAAAAAGGACAAATTACAAGAAAACAAATactttctatttcaatttatgtgtcttacttcttcttttttttagtttgttttaaaaaaaaaaaaaaactttatttcCAACATTCACAAATTTAAGACTATAAGATTCAAAGGGTGTTTCGGTACACTACACACAAGTACAAGATTCAAAACTctactttactttcttaaactctggaTCAGTCAAGCTAagacacataaaatgaaactGCAGatagatcacaagattcaaagatctatctttctttcttatactTTGTATTCAGTCAAACAAAGACACATCAAATGAAATGAAGCGAGTATTATAAAATACCtccaagaaaaagggaaaatgagaGTAAAGTGCATAAATATCCTCCAAATACACAGACTAGAATCCTCTTTCACTATTTACTCATTTAAAGAACTTGTATTTGCTACAAAACCAGTGCTCAATGTTTTAACCAGTGCTCAATCTTtttatctactatatatatggACAATTTTATGAGAAGAAAGATAAACAAAATAGAAGAATCTCATTCTTTGTCTATCTTCtgcaaaatatgaagaaatctAAAAGCAAGCATGTATCTAGGGTTAATCCGGATTATCAGATAATCAGAAAGAATTTTATTAATAACAAGAATTTTATTTCTCTTTAAGATAAAACAAGAGAGAATTGCTTcaacccaaaaaagaaaaacaagaaatgaTCTAGACAGCTCCACAAGAAGTATAAGGCATTCTCTAAGTACATAATAATGTTTTGGGACATCTTCCCATATTACTGGaattaccaaaaaagaaaagaagaaaacttTGAACCAATCTATAGCTATTAATTGCATACCATAATGCCTTGGTGGCTTGGAAAACCATGAGCAGAAGAGGATGTTGAATAGgaaaaagatgaagatgatgagTATGCTGTTTGTAGTCTCATATCCTCCTGCATATatacaaaagaacaagaaaaagaaaaagaaaaaacctcATCAAAATCCTGAATATTCTCAAAGAGTACTCAAGAATCTAGTGCAAGAAAACAATTATGGGAGTGAAGCGGTGGATTCAAAAATTTAAAGTCTATGGGTTCTGAAAACCAACTTGGGAGTGGAGTGGTGGATTCAAAAATTTAGACGCTATGAGTTCTGAAAACAAACTTGGGAGTGCACGTGATGGATTCAAAATTTAGATGATATGGGTTTTGAGTTGATAAATTGCACTATGATAAATACCCTATTCATAACTTTTTGCAGATGTATATaaggtttgacttcaaaacactAACTACGCTAAACTCATGATTAGATCGGCCACTAAAGAACTTTTGATGAGATAAACACGATTAGAGGCAAAATAGTTACCTGTGTGAGATTGTTGGCATAAGGGTTATTGTTGTGAAGAGAAGGAAGATAATTATTAGCACAACCCATTTCACTATGCAATCTAATTTTCTCTAATTGAGCAACACCAAGTCCTCTTTGTGGTTGCTTGTTTGGTTTTTCTGAattgtttttcttgctttttcttGATGATcctgatgaagatgaagatgatctTTCATTTCCCAAGTTTAGTTCACCAAAATAATTGCTGCCCatattctcaattttttttttaaataaaaataaaaataaaaaacttgagaatcaagaagatgaagaagaaagaagttgAAACCAAGAAAGATTCAAGAATTGAGATGATTTTGCTCAAAACTTTGTAGCATTATAAGGCTAAATCAATAGGTTAAAGAGAGAGATCTTCAAaaggggtattttttttttcaaaaaaaaaaaaaaagatgacaataATTGCATCGCTGGAGGAGATTTCATTAGGGAGATTGATTTGATTTATCCTTATATAATTGGATTTTATGCCCTTACTTTTGCTTGCTTGCTAGCTCATTTTTGTGAACTTCTATAAAAATGTTAcctctattatttttttgtcttagTCATAGACTATAGACGACTTGATAGTGATTGTCTCATAAACTCATTAGTTTATGCAATTATTCTAAATCATATCTTCCCTTACGCGCTTCACTCCCACGTTTCCTCTACCCACTATTTTACcatttgtataatttttttgcGTTTGAAATCCGTTTTGAGATCTCGATTAATATTCGCGCCGCATTTAAATCGATTAAAGGAGCTTCCTACTAGAATTTTGAGTTCAAAGGTGAGACCTCAATTTAAGGGTAAAAAAATTGTATCCATCCCACCACAATCTTTAATAGTAtaaattcttttcattcttattgtttttcttcttttttttttgggaaaaggaaATACTACTCTACTTTCTGAATGTCTGCAATTTTACACAGTGATGAAGCCAGAAAgtttaacaagaaaaaaagatctaagttaaaatagtcattattttTGTATACCA
It includes:
- the LOC132029259 gene encoding protein SPEAR1-like, translating into MGSNYFGELNLGNERSSSSSSGSSRKSKKNNSEKPNKQPQRGLGVAQLEKIRLHSEMGCANNYLPSLHNNNPYANNLTQEDMRLQTAYSSSSSFSYSTSSSAHGFPSHQGIMMGMSGAEGANIRYGDSQPSSRPSTWHPGIVYEPQHYAQPNMTRHLHTMQVEDSMERRRKKDRSDSIGSSNSEELDLELRLSL